The following coding sequences are from one Xiphias gladius isolate SHS-SW01 ecotype Sanya breed wild chromosome 14, ASM1685928v1, whole genome shotgun sequence window:
- the homeza gene encoding homeobox and leucine zipper encoding a: protein MATYSEHNGRNGLFVGMKGPFDGKVTKTECEGNLEAKRPSKDLHHSANSAESNASGVASFTTNHNSVVCLPLVSEGLKLVWTQSDQTRELDTIPELVQAFNLFPYPSSREVNTLARVCALPLDKVKVWFMVQRIKYGISWSSEEIEETRRKLAVPELYDDSTETNEESKIKIKSGIFEELVIEDKDSNEVESPFSSLIPQKTKPKCESPDSYKPAKPTAPCFSSTLPPPQDSYFYRPPVDTPASTATDVSLDLSESSSRQHRHGRYKKSKAQLAALRKSFLRENWPAEAELRRLQEETGLSRNDIRKWFSDSRYQLRVGRGSLAAAQSYSQHTAVGGKHDQQTQPLPLITQKTRQHNSVKGHEGARSNGTRNSHFFQTFLSNSLEAFGERVFEAEECDVMELSCDGDSFKDQEQSEEQPLQLTKTCKIEPDVPQEPSGILKSSPYSSPSGSPPLTASPNKPISYSISTSKKSPQSAKASPLQTPLHLSGSSSSTSTSPALTPAGRPRKTKEQLDVLKQHFLRCQWPKSDDYTELVKLTGLPRADVIQWFGDTRYAVKNGQLRWVKGVRDQFLAELAAQQSSSGLTNGSGFGTSNRVGGSRKRKSQANGSTDSPDTQPLVTYYLTTGSLHEKDLDTLCKKSRMSYQQVRDWFASQDVGEIVQEPITD from the coding sequence ATGGCAACCTACAGTGAACATAATGGCAGAAATGGACTATTTGTGGGCATGAAGGGGCCTTTTGATGGAAAAGTAACAAAGACAGAATGTGAAGGAAACCTTGAAGCTAAAAGGCCCTCCAAGGATTTGCACCACTCTGCCAACTCAGCGGAAAGCAACGCAAGCGGTGTGGCTAGTTTCACCACTAACCACAACTCTGTTGTGTGTCTGCCTCTGGTGTCAGAAGGATTGAAATTGGTATGGACACAGTCTGATCAGACCCGTGAACTTGACACTATCCCAGAGTTGGTCCAAGcctttaatttatttccatACCCATCATCCCGTGAGGTTAACACCCTGGCCCGGGTATGTGCCTTGCCATTGGACAAAGTTAAGGTGTGGTTTATGGTGCAGAGAATTAAATATGGTATCAGCTGGTCTTCAGAGGAGATAGAGGAGACACGACGGAAGCTAGCAGTGCCTGAGCTGTACGATGACTCTACTGAAACAAACGAGGAATCCAAAATAAAGATCAAGAGTGGGATTTTTGAGGAATTGGTAATTGAGGATAAGGATAGCAATGAAGTGGAGAGTCCTTTCTCCAGCTTGATCCCCCAGAAGACGAAACCAAAGTGTGAGTCACCAGATTCCTATAAACCAGCCAAACCCACTGCCCCGTGTTTCAGTTCCACCCTTCCACCTCCTCAGGATTCATACTTCTACCGCCCACCAGTGGATACGCCAGCAAGTACAGCAACTGATGTCTCCCTTGACCTTTCAGAGTCATCTTCACGACAGCACCGTCATGGGCGCTACAAAAAGTCTAAAGCTCAGCTTGCTGCCCTTCGAAAAAGCTTTCTGAGAGAGAACTGGCCTGCTGAGGCAGAGCTGAGACGTTTGCAGGAAGAAACTGGGCTGAGCCGCAATGACATTCGTAAATGGTTCAGCGACAGCCGTTACCAGCTTAGGGTTGGCCGGGGAAGCCTGGCAGCAGCCCAGAGCTATTCTCAACACACTGCTGTGGGAGGTAAACATGATCAACAAACTCAACCTCTTCCACTTATTACTCAAAAGACTCGTCAGCATAACAGCGTGAAGGGCCATGAGGGAGCCCGTAGCAATGGGACTAGAAATTCACATTTCTTTCAGACCTTTTTGTCAAACAGCCTGGAAGCATTTGGGGAGAGGGTCTTTGAGGCAGAGGAGTGTGACGTTATGGAGCTTTCTTGTGATGGGGACAGTTTTAAAGACCAGGAACAAAGTGAAGAACAACCCTTACAATTGACCAAGACCTGCAAGATTGAGCCAGATGTCCCACAGGAACCATCAGGTATATTAAAATCCTCTCCCTACTCTTCCCCCTCTGGCAGCCCACCACTGACTGCCTCACCCAATAAACCAATTTCATACAGCATCAGCACATCAAAGAAGTCACCCCAATCAGCCAAAGCCAGTCCGTTACAAACACCCTTGCACCTCTCAGGGTCTTCTTCATCTACATCCACATCCCCTGCCCTCACTCCTGCTGGGCGACCAAGAAAGACCAAGGAGCAGTTGGATGTGTTAAAGCAGCACTTCTTACGCTGTCAGTGGCCCAAAAGTGACGATTACACTGAACTTGTTAAGCTAACAGGCTTACCCCGTGCAGATGTTATTCAGTGGTTTGGTGACACACGGTATGCTGTTAAAAATGGCCAGCTGCGCTGGGTAAAGGGGGTCCGTGACCAGTTCTTGGCAGAACTTGCTGCCCAGCAAAGTAGCAGTGGTTTAACTAATGGAAGTGGCTTTGGGACATCTAATAGGGTTGGCGGGAGCCGCAAACGTAAATCCCAAGCAAATGGAAGTACAGATTCACCTGATACCCAGCCATTGGTGACATATTACCTTACTACAGGCTCACTACATGAAAAAGACCTTGACACTCTATGCAAGAAATCAAGAATGAGCTACCAGCAAGTGCGGGACTGGTTTGCATCTCAGGATGTTGGGGAGATTGTCCAAGAACCTATTACTGACTGA
- the dhrs1 gene encoding dehydrogenase/reductase SDR family member 1 translates to MSLSGWVCVVTGASRGIGRGIALQLSEAGATVYITGRQEKTLKQTAAEVRDRGGNCVPVICDSTKDEDIEELFERIKREQNGRLDMLVNNAYAGVQAIFEGMGKKFWETDPSLWDSINNTGLRGHYIFSVYASRLMVAQGRGLIVTISSMGGLRYLFNVPYGVGKAACDRLAADMAVELKSRGVASVSLWPGAVRTELVSQFILEKNEPQDVISKFKDVFANGETTELSGKCIVNLAKDKNLMSLTGKVLMNWDLARRYRIQDVDGRSVADYTSLKFLMTQVPYLSWLSVLVPSFLRLPNFVLTLANSRF, encoded by the exons ATGTCCCTGtctgggtgggtgtgtgtggtaACAGGTGCCTCCAGAGGCATTGGCAGGGGAATAGCTCTCCAGCTGTCTGAGGCAGGAGCCACCGTCTACATCACAGGGCGCCAGGAGAAGACTCTgaaacaaactgctgcagag GTTAGGGACAGGGGTGGGAACTGTGTACCAGTTATATGTGATTCTACAAAAGATGAAGACATTGAAGAACTGTTTGAACGGATCAAACGAGAACAGAATGGAAGGCTGGACATGCTGGTTAACAATGCCTATGCTGGAGTACAG GCTATTTTTGAGGGTATGGGGAAGAAGTTCTGGGAAACTGATCCATCTCTTTGGGATTCCATCAACAACACAGGCCTCAG GGGCCACTATATCTTCTCAGTGTATGCGTCTCGGTTGATGGTGGCTCAAGGTCGCGGTTTGATAGTCACCATTTCATCTATGGGAGGGCTGCGGTATCTCTTCAATGTGCCATATGGTGTTGGTAAAGCTGCA TGTGACAGGCTGGCAGCAGACATGGCTGTTGAGCTGAAAAGCAGGGGAGTGGCCTCTGTTAGCCTGTGGCCAGGGGCAGTACGAACAGAGCTGGTGTCTCAGTTCATACTGGAGAAAAATGAACCCCAGGATGTCATTTCTAAG tttaaagatgtttttgcCAATGGAGAAACCACAGAACTGAGTGGGAAGTGCATTGTCAACCTGGCAAAAG ATAAAAATCTGATGTCGCTGACTGGGAAAGTTCTTATGAATTGGGACCTGGCAAGGCGCTACAGGATACAAGATGTTGATG GGCGGAGTGTAGCTGATTACACTTCCCTAAAATTCCTCATGACCCAGGTCCCATATCTCTCCTGGCTCTCAGTTCTTGTCCCCTCATTCCTTCGCCTGCCCAACTTCGTGCTTACCTTGGCAAATAGCCGGTTCTAA